A genomic segment from Aegilops tauschii subsp. strangulata cultivar AL8/78 chromosome 1, Aet v6.0, whole genome shotgun sequence encodes:
- the LOC109736706 gene encoding probable E3 ubiquitin-protein ligase LUL2 has protein sequence MGGSSSSRRRRDDYYPPPPPPLHHYSNYPPPPPPPPHHPHHHHPPPPPPHHHHPHHPPPPPPPHHGPSSSAAAYYYNHHHPPPPHAYHGPWHPAPQPPPSQMPALTGPPPEFVGHQQALKVKNDINLRKDTIRLVPDAADPDRRLVSFTFDAVTDGSLVIHYFAKEGKDCNFSSVYPDLQTPTKIPFQKGLAQNYVQPSGSGIDLGFFSLDELSNPSEEVYPLVVYAEASPSPEEGGQTVNPTRAQITLAVIEKHNDDLQVKVVKQILWINGVRYELKEIYGIVNSTEADVPDADDDGMGKECVICLTEPRDTAVFPCRHLCMCSECAQALRLQSNKCPICRQPVEKLMEIKVRSAEP, from the exons ATGGGCGGCTCCTcctccagccgccgccgccgggacgactactacccgccgccgccgccgcccctccacCACTACTCCAACtacccgccgcccccgcccccgccgccgcaccACCCCCATCACCACCACCCGCCTCCCCCACCgccgcaccaccaccacccccaccacccgcctccccctccgccgccgcaccacgggccctcctcctccgccgccgcgtaCTACTACAACCaccaccacccgccgcccccgCACGCGTACCACGGCCCGTGGCACCCCGCGCcccagccgccgccgtcgcagATGCCCGCGCTCACCGGCCCCCCGCCCGAGTTCGTCGGCCACCAGCAGGCGCTCAAGGTGAAGAACGACATCAACCTGCGCAAGGACACCATCCGCCTCGTGCCCGACGCCGCCGACCCTGACCGCCGCCTCGTCTCCTTCACCTTCGACGCGGTCACCGACGGCAG TTTAGTTATACATTACTTTGCCAAGGAAGGAAAAGACTGCAATTTTTCTTCAGTGTACCCAGACTTGCAGACACCAACAAAGATACCTTTCCAGAAAGGATTGGCTCAAAATTATGTCCAGCCCTCTGGATCTGGTATTGATCTGGGATTCTTTTCTCTGGATGAGCTTTCAAATCCTTCAGAGGAAGTATACCCACTGGTAGTTTATGCGGAAGCTTCTCCATCTCCAGAGGAAGGTGGTCAAACAGTAAACCCCACACGGGCACAAATTACACTTGCTGTTATAGAAAAACATAACGACGATCTTCAAGTCAAAGTTGTCAAGCAAATATTGTGGATTAATGGTGTGCGCTATGAGCTGAAAGAAATATATGGGATTGTCAACTCCACGGAAGCTGACGTTCCTGATGCTGACGATGATGGCATGGGGAAAGAATGTGTTATCTGCCTGACAGAGCCAAGGGACACTGCTGTTTTTCCTTGCAGGCATTTG TGTATGTGCAGTGAATGTGCACAAGCTCTAAGGCTCCAATCAAATAAATGCCCCATATGCAGACAGCCTGTTGAGAAACTAATGGAGATCAAAGTTAGGAGTGCTGAGCCATAA
- the LOC109736707 gene encoding uncharacterized protein, whose product MEVEMQLDDDLFFAELSKRISLLITDDDEADFAASQFPAAVHLPPGFSMSMAPHVPSMLAPPAYTLFHHAASYGAGDGGRTWQQQPQQQQQCGSKGTGVFIPRSTPGSAHPKRKGRNWSGSKAAAHKAKAQAQADAGVAAGAPTKRRA is encoded by the exons ATGGAGGTGGAGATGCAGCTGGACGACGACCTCTTCTTCGCGGAGCTCAGCAAGCGGATTTCCCTCCTCATCaccgacgacgacgaggccgactTCGCCGCCTCGCAGTTCCCCGCCGCCGTCCACCTCCCACCG GGTTTCTCCATGTCCATGGCGCCCCATGTGCCGTCGATGTTGGCGCCACCGGCCTACACGCTGTTCCACCACGCCGCCAGCTACGGCGCCGGCGACGGCGGGAGAACGTGGCAGCAGCaacctcagcagcagcagcagtgcggCAGCAAGGGCACCGGCGTCTTCATCCCCCGGTCCACGCCCGGCTCCGCGCACCCCAAGAGGAAGGGCAGGAACTGGAGCGGCTCCAAGGCCGCCGCGCACAAGGCCAAGGCCCAGGCCCAGGCCGACGCCGGGGTCGCCGCAGGCGCGCCCACTAAAAGGCGCGCCTGA